CTCATCATTTTGCGCGACTTTATACGGTCCAGTACCGATTGGAAACTGATCGTATTCTTCACTGCGACTGGTTGCTGGCAGCAATACCTTGGCGCAAGACTCGGCAAGCAAAATAGGAAAATGGAAATCATCGCGGCAAAGGTGAATATCAATAACGTTTTTCTGAGTCGCGGTTATTTCTTCTATATGGGCAAACAACCTGCGTGTACGCAGCCCTCTTAAACTCTCTATAATTGCGTCAGATGTGAGTAGGTCACCATTGTGGAAACGCACCGCCGGTCGAATGTAGAAGCGCCAATGTCGCGCCGTGATCATTTCCCAAGTATGGGCGAGATCTGGCTTAAGCTCTTCGTTTTCATCCAGTTTGGTTAAGCCACTAAAGATTTGTCGAACTATATGACGCTCAGAGCGGCGAATGTTCTTGAGTGGATTAAGTGCCAATAATGGTCGGTAGTAAGGCAAACGAACGACTTGGCGACCTTCTTGCTGCTGAACGCCAAGGTAACTTTCAACTACTTGCGCCAATTTAGCTGGATCTTGATCCAAGACTTTGAGTGCGTGTCCGACTTTACCTTCTTCTAAATAGCGTCTGGCAAGGTTCTCACTCACATCGGAACGACTGCGACGGAAATTGAGTTGGGAAAGTTTGCCTCGCCCTGGCGAAGGATGCCATTCAATCCAACCTTCCTCTTCCATTTTGTTGAGGACAATACGCGCGTTTCGGCGGGTACAACAAAGGATGTCCGTAATTTCTTCGAGTTGAACACCACAATCCGTGCCATCGTAATGCTCGAATAAGGTTTCAAACTGAACTCTAAGGCGGGGGCTACTCATAAAGAGGAAAACTCACGTAATGAAATTACTGCTTATTTTCCTCATTTAATTTAAAACGATCAAGTGGTTACTGTATCGCGATACCAATTTGGTCAGAAAGTTGAACAAGTTGTTGTTCATTATCGAGTTTTATTGACCATTTTGCCTCACTGCAATTGACCGCAACCACATTCGCCCCTCGTCCAATCAATTGGACTGCATCAGTTTGTGCTTGTAATGTTAGCATTTGATCGCCGATGATCTTAATCACGATTTCATGCGGTGTGGCGATGATCTTGCCGACTGAAAATTCAATTACCATATTAAATCTTACTACTTATTGTTCACTTTGACTGGCTGTCATCGGGTTGCTTCTCGACGCTCTATGCTTTTTTACCGCAATCGTTAAGCGACTCGTACAGACTAAGCGTTCACGCTCATCTGTCATGTTGATCTGCCAAACTTGCGTTGAAACACCTAAATGAATGGGTGTCGCTTTACCCGTTACCACGCCTGATCGCATAGCGCGCACATGGTTTGCGTTAATGTCTAATCCAACACAATAGGAATCCTCATCAACGCAAAAGTTAGCCGCGACAGAACCTAACGTCTCAGCTAACACCACTGAAGCACCGCCGTGCAGCATGCCTAATGGTTGATGGGTGAAGTGACACACTGGCATAGTGCCACAAATGTAGTCTTCACCAAGCTCGCTATACTTAATTTGTAGGTGTTCCATCATGGTGTTGCGTGAAGTTTGATTGAGAAGCTCTAAATTAATGTCTCGTTTCCAAATACTCATAAACATATCCGCTTGCGTAGGTTACTGATATTGTAACCTAATGTTATGATTAGCCAACATAATGAATTTACATGGAGAGTGTTATGTCGTGGTTTAAGTTAAGCGCACTCGCAATCGCCGCAAGTTTAACTGCTTGTAGCTCATCGCCCACTGGGCGTAATCAATTACTGCTGTTTTCCGATAGTGATATGAGCAACTTGGGTGCTCAACCTTTTGAACAGATGAAGCAGCAGCAAAAAGTGAGTAACAACGTTAAATTGAACAACTATGTTCAATGTGTCGCGGATGCGGTAACGGCGCAAGTTCCAAAGCAACCCGAATTCGACAAGTGGGAAGTCGTAGTATTTGACAGCGAACAGGTGAACGCCTTTGCCCTTCCTGGCGGTAAAATTGGTGTTTATACCGGTTTGCTTAACGTTGCACAAAACCAAGATCAGTTAGCGACGGTCATTGGTCATGAAATTGCTCACGTGTTAGCTGACCACAGTAATGAACGCCTTTCTCAGTCTCAACTCGCCAATACCGGCTTGCAGCTCACCAGTGTTGCGCTTGGGGCGTCAGAGTACGCGCAATATCGCGAAGCAACCATGGCAGCCTTAGGTCTGGGTGTCCAAGTTGGCGTATTGCTCCCATACGGCAGAACCCAAGAGTCGGAAGCCGATATTGTCGGTTTGGAATTGATGGCTCGTGCCGGGTTTGATCCGCGCCAAAGCATTGCGCTGTGGCAAAACATGGCGAAAGCGTCGAAAGGACAACAACCACCAGAGTTGCTTTCTACTCACCCATCTCACGGTACCCGTATCCAAGATTTAACCGAAACCATGCGCAAACTGCCTAGCTACGGCGCAACAAAGCCGAATTGTAAGGTATAAAAGCAGTAAAGCCGGATAGCAAAAAGGAGCTAATAATAGCTCCTTTTTCATTTTGGTTGATTGTCGCGGTTAAGTACCAAGAATTTGCATTGGTAGCTGTAACAAGGCATCGCCAGACTGAGCGAAATACCAAATGATGCCGACAAGACCACTCACTAACGCAACATACCATACGCCAGCAACCACTTGTCCGTAACGATCAAGTGGTAATAAGTGGCTGGCATGGCGGTAACGCCATTCCATCAGTATTTCCAGCATCCCCATGATCAATAAAAAGCCAAGCAGACTCAAACCAAAGGTGTAGCTGAGTGCAATACCGCCGAGTGCAGCCAATGTACAAAGCACCAACCCGGTAATACTGTTCATCGAAAAGCTAATACTTTTTAAAATATGTCCACCATCTAAAGGCAAAATTGGCAGTAGATTGAACAAATTTAAGAATGCGTTAAAAGCAGCAAGTCCGGCAAAAAAGATTTCACCTGTGACCCAATAAACAACCAGCAGAACTAACGACAGAACAAAGCCAAACATTGGTCCCATGATTGAAATCACGACATCTTGCCAGCGTGTATTTATCTTTTCGTCTGATAAAGCTAACCCGCCAAGGAAGGGAACCAAGTAAATGCCTTTAGTTTTCATGCCAAAGTACTTCATGGCTTTAACATGACCGTATTCATGCACAACAAGACAAGCAATTAATGCTAAAGCAAATTGAAACGAGAACAACCATGAATAGGCGGCAAGGCTTGCAGAGGCTAATACCACTTTTATTAGTTTGGCGCTTTTGAGCATTTTCATACCCAAAGAGAACAAGCCAATCAGGCTAAATCGTCTTTCTGGTTTCGGTGGATTAACGGGTGTTTGCTGTTCAATATCTTTCGTTGAACGTTCACCTTGAGCCAATACTTCACCATTCAGCTTAGCGATATAGTTGAAAGTAAATGGCTGCCAAACTAATGCCACATCGAGCTCACAATGAAGAACCTCTTCCCCTTTCTGTAATTGGAAGCTATGGGATGTATTGTCACCTCGTTCTGAGTCGGCAACAACTTGTGATACCACTTGGTTATCCCAATACAGTTCTTGCCAGCCAGCCATACTGCCTTCCAGTCTTAGAGGTCGGCCAAGAAAATCAATCGAAAGAAGCTCCACTTTTAACCTATTAATTTGCTATATCAACTGAGCTGATTATGCCTCGCAGCACTAAAGAGGTAAAGAAAATGAAGCCTAATGTTACATTGTCACTCAACATAAGTTATTGACTTGATGAAAGGTGTTGGTTATTTAAACAAATAATGGCGTAAAAAATTAGTTTACAGCAGTTAATCCTTTGCTTTACCGAATACCCCTTTTAATTAGTCGGATAAAGTGCATAATAGGCCCCGTTATTAATCCCGACTATATGTGAGTCCATTATGTCTATTGAAGCTACAATGCTACAACGTTGCGAATCTAAGTGTGAATTATGTGCTGCTGAAGCACCTCTTACTGCTTACGCGGTACCACCGCACAGCCACGTAACTGTGGATTACGGCATCATGGTATGTGACAAATGTCTGGGCGAAATCGAAGAACCAAAAGACATTAACCACTGGCGTTGTCTAAATGACAGCATGTGGAGTCAAGTAGTACCTGTTCAAGTAACAGCATGGCGCCAACTTACTCGCCTAAACAGCGAGAGCTGGGCTCAAGATGCACTTGATATGATGTACATGGAAGAAGAAACTAAAAACTGGGCAATGATCGGTATGTCTTCAGATGACAAACCACTTGATTGCAACGGCGTTGAACTGAAAAAAGGTGACGACGTAACAGTAATCAAAGACCTTCCAATCAAAGGCTCAACTCAAGTAATCAAGCAAGGTACTGTTATCCGTGGTATCGGTCTTACAGATGATCCAACACACATCTCTGGTAAGGTTAACGGCGGTCAATCAATGTACGTAATCGCTGAATACTGCCGTAAGAAGTAATTCTTAGAGTACACGAAAGAAAAGCACCTTTTAGGTGCTTTTCTTTTGCCTGCTATTCGCGTTAATCTACTCCCTAACTCGCTATTTTTTCGATAACCAGTTTGAGATCGTTCGTGCTTTGCTGCACTTGAGCGTTCATCTCGTTAGTTTGGGTCATTAATTCGTATGAGTCTGTGTATTTAATGTTGATTGACTGGATGTTCTCATTTATCTCGTCCGAAACATGAACCTGTTCTTCAATTGCCACCGCAATTTGCTGATTGCGATCGACGACGTCTTGAACCAACTCTTCCAGTAACTGAATACTATCTTGAGCCTGCGTGATTGACTCCACAGTACTGCTGGATTTTTCATTACCCTTTTTCAGCGCATCAACAGCAGAATTACTTCCACTTTGAATGTTCTCAATTGCAGATTGAATCTCGGTGGTTGATTCCTGCGTTCTTTGCGCGAGGGTGCGAACTTCATCGGCCACAACCGCAAATCCACGCCCCTGCTCTCCCGCTCTTGCCGCTTCAATGGCTGCGTTAAGGGCAAGTAAGTTGGTTTGCTCTGCAATATCGTTGATGACTTCTACCACCGAACCAATTTGGTTAGTCTGTTGATTAAGGTCGGTAACTGTATGAGAGATTTCTTTCAACTCGTTAACCAGTTCCATAACAGAATGATTGACATTGTTTATCACATCTCGGCTTTCACTCATCGTGTGCTGTGCTTTTAACGTAGCATCAGCGGTCGCCTGCGCATTCTGAGAGATTTCTGCTGACGCAGCCTGCATTTCGTTGACTGATGTAGCCACTATGTCGATTTCAACTTTTTGCTCACTGAGATTTTGTGTCACCCTTTCACTGTTGGTCGCAGCATGATCGGCATTTTCTCGCGTGTCTTGGCACGAATCCATCACTGAGATACCGACTCGACCTAAAAGTGCGTTGGCGTATTGTTTACGCATTTTCATACCCAACTCGATTTCAGCGAGATCATTAACTCGCCCGCAGTAGATATGCTCCATTAATGGGTTATTAAAATCTTCGCGCGCTTGTTGGGCAATTTTTTCCAATGGGCGCGTTAAGGCAAATATCGATGCGACGGATAAAGATGCCATTGTAACGGTCGCGACCATTGCTGACTGTCCATAAGCGACCAATAGATTGGCAATGGCTGTAGATGCACCAATCCAAAAAGCACTGCGCATCCAAAGACGAGTCCTAGGTAACATTAAAGTAAAGGGCGTTTTATTGTTACGAAGCTTGGCGTAAGCTTTTTCTGCTCGTTCGACGTGAATTCTTTCGGGCTTGAAGCGTACAGATTGAAATTCGACTATTTTTCCGTTATGTAAAATTGGAGATGCGAATGCGTCAACCCAGTAATAACCTCCGCCTTTTCTTTGGTTTTTAACCATCCCCATCCAATGTTTGCCACTTTGTAAATGACTCCAAAGATCTTTGAACGCAGCTTTGGGCATATCTCGATGTCTGACGACATTATGTGGTTTGCCTTCTAGCTCACCGGGTTCATAGCCGGCAACTTCACTGAAATGATTACTCGCGTATTTTATATAACTGGATGGATCTGTAATTGAGATGAGGTTGTAACTGGAGGGATAATCGTATTCCATTTCGCCCATAATTATTTCCTTACCTAGACCTACTGACAATGCCACTCAATAGAGCAACAAGTTGCTTATCGAGTTAATGGTAAGCTTAGAGCATAATCCTTACTAATGTGATGGATATCGATTATTTTTGTCGATGTTACATATAAGCAGTTAGAAAGCTTAGATTTATTCCATAAAAAAACGCCAGCTAGTGGCTGACGTTTCTATCATTTGCTCGCTTATCAGTATAAACCGATATCTTTACGCATGTGACCTGACAAATCACTCGCATAATGTGTGCGATGTTCAGGACGATCAGTGAACAAGATATCTAATAAGTGAGCGATTAATCCTTTAATGTTAACCGAGTAGGTTTTGCTGTCCTTAGAGATTGGTGATAAAACTGTGTTAGCGTCAAGAACCTGTGCCATACGCGCCTCTCTTACAATTCGGATAACCTTCGATAGTTAAATATTAACCACTTTTTTTCGGTGCAAATAATGACAAATATTCGAAATTAAGATTAGTTTTTCTAATGAAACACATCGTTAACATTCAAGGTTTGTAAATATTCGAAAAGCAACACTTAGAGTATTTATTCTTGCATAATCGCTGCATAAATATTGAGGTTATAAAAAAGCCCCGTTAACGAATAACATAATATTTACATACTTTTGTTATCGCTACGAGGCTTTTATCACACTTTAATTATATGAGATTAAAGTGTTTCTTGTGTTACTTCTGCTGAACGACGTTGTTTCATCACAGAAGCAATCACTGCAACTGTCATTGTAATCAATAGTACTAGAAGCGATACTGGTGTTGGGATTGCCCACGCCGTACCAACCAGTAGCATTTTCACACCGATAAACATCATGATGAATGCTAGTGCTGGTTTTAGATAGATAAACTTATCCATCATACCTTGCAATACAAAGTAAAGTGAACGTAGACCCAATAGAGCAAACACGTTAGCAGCAAGTACTAGGAATGGTTCACGAGTTACGGCAAAAATCGCAGGAATAGAGTCTAGAGCAAACATCACATCCATAAATGCGATCACACCAATAACGATCATCATAGGTGTTACACAACGCTTACCATTCTCAATCACTGTTAGTGCATTTTCGCGGTAACCGTCAGTAACTGTCGCGAACTTACGAATGATTTTCTCTGGCAGTGGGTTAACTTCTTCTTCTTCACCTTTATCACGAGCAAGCTGAATACCCGTCCAAATTAGGAACGCTGCAAAGATGTATAGAATCCAGTGATATTGAGCTAGAAGCTGCGCACCGACACCGATCATGATTGCACGTAGAACAAGCGCACCGATCACACCCCAAAGTAGCGCACGTGGGCGTAAATGCTCAGGCACCGCATACTGAGTGAAGATAATCGCAAAAACAAACAAGTTGTCTACGCTGAGTGATTTCTCAAGCAGGTAACCAGTAATGAAGGATACGGTTGCTTTTTCCGCGCTGTAGCTACTACCTGGAGCATAAATGTCCCAGAAAAAGTAGATAGATGCCGCGAAAACGAATGCTAAAGCAAACCAGAATACACTCCAGATTGCCGCTTTACGGATGGTGATTTTTCCACCGCGAGTTTGCCAGATATCCAGCGCTACAAGCGTTAAAGTAAGAATGGCAAAGCCAATATAAGTAGACGGGGTCATGCGTCCTCCCAAAAATCGGAGGGATCTGGAATATAAAATAACGATCCCTACCGCAAGCAAAAGACCTCCTTCCCTAAGGAAAGAGAATTTGATTACGTTGGTCTCGTCGAAGCGCTAAGCGCTTATACTTACCGGAAAGGCTTGAAACCTAACGAGATGACGATAAGTAAACCAGAGGCGACTACTCCCCAAACGAGGCGGATTGTAAGGCTCACGCGTTAACTTTGCAACCTGAAAAAGTGCAGATATTGATTTAATTTATGTTTGTTTGTTGTATGAATAGTATGTGTGAATTTATTAAAAGCAAATTGTCGATTTTGTTTAAAAAGAGACCATAATTGGTCTCTTAATACGAAGACAAATAATCTCAAGACATACTCGCCTTAAAATTGGTAAGCGGCAGATATTTTGTAGTTTCTGCCCGGTTCATAATCATCCATCGTTATTCCATTCCAAGGAATAACGCCCGAACGTGAAGCATGTGAGGTATATTGCTCGTTAAAGATGTTATCTATACCAAAGGTCAGGTAGAAACTATCTAGTTCAGAAGGAATCCATTGCACATAGAGATTATGAACGTCATAGCTGGCTTTTGCAGGTTGCCCATCAAAGACATTATCTTCTTCTTTTACCCACATTGAGTTCCAGCCGAAAATACTATCAAGTGCATCTGACTGGTAGTTTACGGTCAACGCGATACTGTCTCCCATATCAATACTTCGACCATTTCCACCCGCGATAGGTTGATTGGTTTGTTTGTTTTTAGTATCGGATTTTGAATATGACACTTTGCTAGAAAGTGACTCATAACTGTACGTTATACTACTTTCAAAACCTTCAATCTCGACATCACCTAGGTTGTAGATATCATAATTGCGAGTCGCGCGGTTATAAGATTCAGCAATATAATCGTCTATCTCGGTTTGGAATAACGTAAAGTTCATGCCTAAAGCATGGCGACCGAATCTTTGATCATAGCGAGCACCACCTTGAGTATTACGTCCGGTTTCAGCTTTGAGTCCTTCTTGTAGATACGCTACGTTTTGATAAGCAATGAACGTTTCTAACAGTTCAGGACCTTTAAATAGCGTTCTAGTGCTCGCAAAGAATGTTAGACCGTCGATGGGTGTCAATTCAGTTGCAAGTGACCATGTCACGTCGTCATAACGATTGTTACCTACTTCAGCTTTACGCTGATAATCATCGTATCTCAATCCAGCTGAAAGGTTGAAGAAATCGGTGAAGATAAACTTGTTTTCTGCGAACAGTGCGGTTGAAACTGCTGACTCATCCATAAACTTACTTGAACCATAATAACTGGTTGAAGTTTTATCCATATAATCAGCACCATAAATCAGTTGGTTGTCAATTCCTAATAATGCTAACCCGGATTGAAACTTAACGTTAAGACCAAAATTCTGATTCTTCGCGCTATTTTTAGATGCTCGATTTCCAGGCCATGAACCAAGCATTACCGACTCATCACGCACGATTTCTGTTTCCGAATTGTAGAGGGTGACATCCCCTTTGTGTTTATCTTTCCGTAATTGATAGTTAAGAGTGATGGTATCACGCGAGTAATCCGTCGGGATAAGTTTATCATTTGATAAACCATTATTTGCGTTTCCTGACATGTCGGGACGAGGATTGTAGTCGCCACTATCTTTATATAGGTCATAGCTAAGTTCCAAACGGTGTACGCTACCAAACTCATAACCTAACTTGGTAAGAATATTATACACGTCCCCTTTCGTACCGAATGTCTTATTACCATCGCCATCTTCGAAGTCATCGCGCGTAACATAGTGACCGTAAATCATCGCATCAACGTTTTCGCCTAGTAAACCATATAGCGTTAATGATCCTTGCTGGCTATCATTGGATGCGTAACCTCCATATAAGCGAGCGCCGTAAGTTTCATCGTATCGAAGTAAATCTCGCGCATCTTTTGTTTCAAAATAGACTGACCCACCGAGCCCACTTTGAGTCACTGAGTTATTACCTACCTGAATATCCGCTGATTTTAGAATGTCCGGGTTCAGCGTTAAGTTTCCGATGTGGTGGAACATATTGGCATGCTGAGAAGCTCCGTCAAGGCGAATATCCAAATCAGTTTCACCTAAACCGCGAATTGCGATACGTTGATTTACCGAATGTGTTCCTCCAACGTCAACCCCCGGCACTTCTCTCAATAAGTCTGATAGATGGTCTGCTTGCTTTACCGACATATCTTCCGCAAAGATCGACTCTGTATTACTTGTAACTTTCGTTCCCCAGACAACAACATCTTCCACCTCAGATATTGCCTGCTCGGCGAACGCGGTATGACTGGTTGCGATCGTGACCGCCAAAGCAAGTGTTGAGGGTGTAAAGATAGATCTTATTGGGCTTTCCATAACAACAATCCTTAGATGGTAATGATAATATTTCGCATTGATGTTAAGGTCGTTATTAATCAATTTGAATACCAATCGGTTATGAAAAATCGTTGATATATTGTGAGGAATCGGCAAATGGTTACAGAATCAACAAAACGAATTAAGTTTGTTAAAGTGGCACTAACCAAAAAACTAGAACAATGTGAAAAACAGATTATCGTCGCGCCCGGTCAGGGTTCTCAGTCAACGCTTGCTGAGGGGCAGTTTTTATCGCATAAATACCATGAAAAAATATTTGTGCATGGTGGGCATAGTACCGAACTGGTCGACCGAAGTATTGTTTCAACAGCTCATCCAGCCCTTTTAATAACCTTGCTGCTACGCGGTAAACTCAATTTTGCGTACGACGACTTAGCGTTTGATCTTCAGACTGACAACGGTGCGCGAGGAGTCGTGGTTAACTTAACTCGACCTGCAAATTTCTATCGTTCTATGACTAAAGACAATCGTGTAAGCAAGATTAATATTCTCATCAAGCCCCATTGGTTGCAGGAACGATATTGCGGGCAAAACTCGTTAGAAGACTTTTTAGCTATCGACAAAAACCATTTTGAACTCATATTTGACTCCCGTCTGACTGATCTTTTAGGAGAAGTTCTTAGTAACCAAAAACCTGATTCCTTATTGGAAAAAATTGAAATAGAGAGTTTAGTTCAACAGATTATTGTTGCGTGCTTGAAACAAGTGCCAGAAAGAAGTGAACAAGTAAATATTTTAACTACCGTGAATAGCGATCTAACAGTTGAAGATATCGTCAGCTACATAGAAACCAATCTTAATCACCAGCTGACCCTCACTCATTTATCGGCACACTTTAATATGAGTGTTTCTAAACTTCAGCGGCTATTTAAACAATCATATAACTTAACAATTAACGGTTATATACGTGCAAGGCGTCTTGACAATGCGAGGCAACAAATTGAAAGAGGTCTAATTTCCATAACACAAGCGGCGTATGAAGCCGGCTATCAGCATCCTGCAAACTTCACTCATGCGTTTAAAAAAGAATTTGGGACAAGTCCGTACCAATGGCTAAATGATTCAAATTGACTCATCAATCATCTCAAAGTAAAAAGGAGCAAATCATTTGCTCCTTTCTATTACATAGCACCACTGGGAATGGCGTACACCATCACAGCCCAAACTAAAACCCAGCTTACTACGACCGCGACATCGAACCAGTCTTTACTCCACATGATGACTCCCTGCTATTGGATAGGATTCAGTGACCCCAAAACATAATTAGCAAAGAGCATACCAGTTGAGCGAAATTTAACCTTTGCTGTCAGCAGCTTGTGACTTTCGTTCAAGAACTTTCGGGTTATCAGTAAAATACGCAATCAAACAGTCTGCCATAGACTCGTTAGAAACTATGCCCTCACCTTGCATATTGAGAATCGCCTCGTAACCCTCTTTGCCTTTCATCGTGTAAGCAGAAGAGGTTCCAGTGTAGCACTCGTCGTCCAACACTGGTTGCCATACGCCATTAAGCATAATCTCGAGATGCGAAACTCTGTTACCCATCGGCGCTGTGGCATCATACTCATAACGTAGGTTGGCAACATATGGATATGAACCTGAGCCCGTCCCTTCCACACCGTTGTTGGTGGCATTGTTAATCGCACCTTCGATAATAGCGGCAATATATTGACCTTTAATCTTATAGACGCCAATTGGAACCAAAAACGGCAATACCTTTCCGGCGATGTCGGCAACCGAGATTTTGCCAGGGTCTATAGAGTTACGCACTCCTCCAGCATTATGAATCGCAAACTGCGCATGATGACCTTGCTTATTCATCATGTGGATAAACGACTCAGCAACAAGTGGTGCTATCTCACTGCCCCCCTTTTCATCGGGAATACGGATATGACGTAATTTACGTTTCGTCGTGGCAATAAATGTTTGCTGTAACTCGCGCACACGAGTCTGATAGCGCTCTTTCAAGATCAATTTTATCGTCGGATCTTTGCGACAAGCGGTCACGAGTGGGTGTCTATCTAGTAAGTCACGCAACGCTTGGTAATCGCTTTCTTGCCACGATTGGCTGCGACTGGTATCGACAAACAAACGACGTCCCACCAGCAGCTCGTTTCGACCACTGAAGTTGGTTATGATGCCATCTTGGTCAAAGTCGATGTCGCAATGACCGAGCGCGAGCGCATGAAAGCCCGCTTGAACCACATGGGTATTATTCACTCTAATGCCGTAAGGGTCGCTATTGCCTAGCCCTAGTGCAGAAAAGTCGCCTTGTAACACGTGACTATGCCCACCGACAATCAACGAGATACCATCGACATGGTTGGCAAAGTCGAGATCCGCGTCATACCCCATATGACTTAACAAGATAATCTTGTTAATCCCCGCCTTATGAATTTGATTGACGGTATTACGGGCGGTTTCAATCGCATTAACAAACGGAGTATCAGCATCTGGGTTTGAGATATCCGCCATTTTGTCCAGCGCCAAAGCGAAGATTGCGATAGGTTCTTGTTCTACGTGCTTAACAATCCATTGTGCCGATTGTGTCGAAGGTTTGTAGCTATACACATTTGGGTTGCCGCTCAAAACTACTGGGTTATCTTTTAATTCACGTGATAAATCCCAGTTTCCCGCTAGCAGTGGAAAGTCAATTCGATTGGCAAATTCTGCGACAGGTAAATTGCCCATGTCCAGTTCATGATTGCCTACTGCCATCGCATCAAGCCCTAACTGGTTGAGCAACGTAGAGTTCGCTTCGCCTTTAAATAGTGAATAGAACAGTGTGCCTTGGAAACAATCGCCGGCATGGAAGAATAGAAAACCGCGATTTTGTTCGGATGATTCGGCGCGCAGTTCTTCAACGCGCGTTTTGATTCTTGCGAAGCCACCAGCGCTGACATAAGGACTGGTTTTGGTCTCGTCATTATTTACATTGAGTTGTAGAGACGTTGGTTCAAAGTATGAGTGGGTATCATTGATATGAGCCACTCTAACGCTTATGGCTCTATTGTTTTTCATTGTCATTTCTCTTCTCACTTTTCACCGCCATGCTACTCCATTCTTTATGACATGTTGATTACTTTTTTAAGTAAAAACAGTGACACATAAGATATGTGACCTAAGCGTATGCTTATATTGAATTTTTCTTTTATGCTTAAATTAAGTTAGCAAAGTTTAAAGGTGAATTTATGTTGCTAGAGCGAATCGAGATTGCCGGATTTCGCGGCATCAAACGACTCTCAATTTCTTTTGAGCAACTCACTGCTTTGATTGGTGAAAACACTTGGGGTAAATCCTCGTTGCTCGATACTCT
The genomic region above belongs to Vibrio ponticus and contains:
- a CDS encoding TonB-dependent siderophore receptor; translation: MESPIRSIFTPSTLALAVTIATSHTAFAEQAISEVEDVVVWGTKVTSNTESIFAEDMSVKQADHLSDLLREVPGVDVGGTHSVNQRIAIRGLGETDLDIRLDGASQHANMFHHIGNLTLNPDILKSADIQVGNNSVTQSGLGGSVYFETKDARDLLRYDETYGARLYGGYASNDSQQGSLTLYGLLGENVDAMIYGHYVTRDDFEDGDGNKTFGTKGDVYNILTKLGYEFGSVHRLELSYDLYKDSGDYNPRPDMSGNANNGLSNDKLIPTDYSRDTITLNYQLRKDKHKGDVTLYNSETEIVRDESVMLGSWPGNRASKNSAKNQNFGLNVKFQSGLALLGIDNQLIYGADYMDKTSTSYYGSSKFMDESAVSTALFAENKFIFTDFFNLSAGLRYDDYQRKAEVGNNRYDDVTWSLATELTPIDGLTFFASTRTLFKGPELLETFIAYQNVAYLQEGLKAETGRNTQGGARYDQRFGRHALGMNFTLFQTEIDDYIAESYNRATRNYDIYNLGDVEIEGFESSITYSYESLSSKVSYSKSDTKNKQTNQPIAGGNGRSIDMGDSIALTVNYQSDALDSIFGWNSMWVKEEDNVFDGQPAKASYDVHNLYVQWIPSELDSFYLTFGIDNIFNEQYTSHASRSGVIPWNGITMDDYEPGRNYKISAAYQF
- a CDS encoding helix-turn-helix transcriptional regulator, translating into MVTESTKRIKFVKVALTKKLEQCEKQIIVAPGQGSQSTLAEGQFLSHKYHEKIFVHGGHSTELVDRSIVSTAHPALLITLLLRGKLNFAYDDLAFDLQTDNGARGVVVNLTRPANFYRSMTKDNRVSKINILIKPHWLQERYCGQNSLEDFLAIDKNHFELIFDSRLTDLLGEVLSNQKPDSLLEKIEIESLVQQIIVACLKQVPERSEQVNILTTVNSDLTVEDIVSYIETNLNHQLTLTHLSAHFNMSVSKLQRLFKQSYNLTINGYIRARRLDNARQQIERGLISITQAAYEAGYQHPANFTHAFKKEFGTSPYQWLNDSN
- a CDS encoding bifunctional metallophosphatase/5'-nucleotidase yields the protein MTMKNNRAISVRVAHINDTHSYFEPTSLQLNVNNDETKTSPYVSAGGFARIKTRVEELRAESSEQNRGFLFFHAGDCFQGTLFYSLFKGEANSTLLNQLGLDAMAVGNHELDMGNLPVAEFANRIDFPLLAGNWDLSRELKDNPVVLSGNPNVYSYKPSTQSAQWIVKHVEQEPIAIFALALDKMADISNPDADTPFVNAIETARNTVNQIHKAGINKIILLSHMGYDADLDFANHVDGISLIVGGHSHVLQGDFSALGLGNSDPYGIRVNNTHVVQAGFHALALGHCDIDFDQDGIITNFSGRNELLVGRRLFVDTSRSQSWQESDYQALRDLLDRHPLVTACRKDPTIKLILKERYQTRVRELQQTFIATTKRKLRHIRIPDEKGGSEIAPLVAESFIHMMNKQGHHAQFAIHNAGGVRNSIDPGKISVADIAGKVLPFLVPIGVYKIKGQYIAAIIEGAINNATNNGVEGTGSGSYPYVANLRYEYDATAPMGNRVSHLEIMLNGVWQPVLDDECYTGTSSAYTMKGKEGYEAILNMQGEGIVSNESMADCLIAYFTDNPKVLERKSQAADSKG